A window from Polynucleobacter sp. MWH-UH25E encodes these proteins:
- the ribBA gene encoding bifunctional 3,4-dihydroxy-2-butanone-4-phosphate synthase/GTP cyclohydrolase II yields MPNTLSPTEEIIAELRAGHMVILVDEEDRENEGDLVLAADHVSAETVNFMAKHGRGLICLTLTRERCQQLNLPLMVRDNGTSMGTNFTVSIEAATGVTTGISAADRALTIKTAVAPNAKPSDLVQPGHIFPLMAQPGGVLIRSGHTEAGCDLAAMAGCSPTAVICEIMKDDGSMARLPDLLEFAKEHQLKIGSIADLIKYRSQNESIVVREGVREFITPWGKFEGIIYRDTPSSCIHIALVHGKPSEAQETLVRVHEPVTVLDFLDSQVSTHSWPLAQALQEIASAPAGVAVLLNAAGIAAPNDQDWLAQFKKLNQSSDEVKQTLTRKTDFRSYGIGAQILKDIGVGKMRLLANPSPVPSLSGYKLEVTGYIPYQPK; encoded by the coding sequence ATGCCAAATACCCTTTCCCCCACAGAAGAAATCATTGCCGAGCTTCGTGCTGGCCACATGGTCATTCTCGTGGACGAAGAAGATCGCGAAAACGAGGGTGATCTAGTTTTGGCTGCTGATCATGTCAGCGCAGAAACAGTCAATTTTATGGCCAAACACGGTCGTGGGCTCATTTGCCTGACATTGACCCGCGAGCGCTGCCAGCAGCTCAATTTACCGTTGATGGTGCGCGATAACGGCACCTCCATGGGAACCAACTTCACCGTCTCGATTGAGGCAGCTACTGGTGTGACTACTGGTATTTCTGCTGCAGATCGCGCCTTGACCATTAAGACTGCTGTGGCACCGAATGCCAAACCAAGCGACTTAGTACAGCCTGGTCATATTTTTCCGCTGATGGCGCAACCTGGTGGTGTATTGATTCGCTCTGGCCATACAGAGGCCGGCTGTGATCTTGCGGCAATGGCAGGTTGCTCTCCAACAGCGGTGATTTGCGAGATCATGAAAGATGATGGCAGCATGGCACGCTTGCCAGACCTACTAGAGTTCGCCAAAGAACATCAACTCAAAATTGGTAGCATTGCCGATCTCATCAAATACCGTAGCCAAAACGAAAGTATTGTGGTGCGTGAGGGTGTTCGTGAATTCATCACCCCATGGGGTAAGTTTGAGGGCATTATCTATCGTGACACCCCAAGCTCATGCATTCATATTGCACTAGTACATGGCAAACCATCCGAAGCGCAAGAAACCCTAGTACGAGTACATGAGCCTGTAACCGTTTTGGACTTTTTAGATTCTCAGGTTAGCACCCATTCTTGGCCATTAGCACAAGCACTCCAAGAGATTGCTAGCGCCCCTGCAGGAGTTGCCGTTTTACTCAATGCAGCAGGCATTGCTGCCCCCAATGATCAAGACTGGTTAGCGCAATTTAAAAAACTGAACCAATCCTCTGATGAAGTAAAACAAACGCTTACTCGTAAAACCGATTTCCGTAGCTATGGAATCGGTGCGCAAATCCTTAAAGATATTGGGGTTGGTAAGATGCGTTTATTAGCCAACCCAAGTCCAGTACCAAGTCTTTCTGGTTACAAATTAGAAGTAACGGGATACATTCCCTATCAACCAAAATAA
- a CDS encoding GspH/FimT family pseudopilin, whose protein sequence is MHQPESGASLLELMAVMLIIAIATTVTMPLLQKQTASREIESVARRWIAHAQFARQHALHLGESMRIEPLLDGKWDGGWVISSGCLSKFSKPDCVSKVWLSQGRIDPIFFRGGGRYFMDPHTGKTGILFNAAGAAKTAQGGFVANRLVLGHQRYPGLERQLILGSGGRWRICDPARDTKRCH, encoded by the coding sequence ATGCACCAACCGGAGTCAGGGGCAAGCTTGCTGGAATTAATGGCGGTGATGTTGATTATTGCTATTGCCACAACTGTCACGATGCCACTACTGCAAAAGCAAACTGCCTCTCGCGAAATCGAATCAGTCGCCAGAAGATGGATTGCTCACGCTCAATTTGCGCGTCAGCATGCATTGCACTTGGGTGAGTCTATGAGGATTGAACCTCTCTTGGACGGCAAGTGGGACGGTGGCTGGGTCATTAGTAGTGGTTGTTTAAGTAAATTTAGCAAGCCTGATTGCGTGAGCAAAGTATGGCTTTCTCAAGGGAGAATTGACCCCATCTTTTTTCGGGGTGGGGGCAGATACTTTATGGATCCCCATACAGGCAAAACTGGAATTCTGTTTAATGCTGCAGGGGCTGCTAAAACAGCTCAGGGCGGTTTTGTTGCCAATCGTCTGGTATTGGGCCACCAAAGGTATCCGGGCTTAGAGCGCCAGCTGATATTGGGCAGTGGTGGGCGTTGGCGAATCTGTGACCCTGCCAGAGATACAAAGCGTTGCCATTGA